The following coding sequences are from one uncultured Desulfobacter sp. window:
- a CDS encoding molybdopterin-dependent oxidoreductase yields MAEKKPGICGLCFHSPGCGVMVHFDDEGKIDRLTPDPEAPMGEVLCPMAASAKQIIYSDARIKQPLKRKGPKGKLDFEPISWDEAFDIIAEKMDAVKREHGPQALGFYAGTGSYERAFKDAFQLGGSHIYLASSILFPYGSPNTFGVGAPCYTSLGVLAPQVTCGCLHTDMFSDVDNSDLIFVWGTDPSTSTPPAMFGRLVRAAHEGARIIVIDPRQTAAAKLPDSLWVPIRPGSDGALALGLCHILIRENLIDQAFIQEWTVGYDEFADYVKTFTPESVAQITGVPQDLIMELAEEIADAEGASYVMYTGLEYTKSGVQNIRAVMVLWALAGQMDVEGGRCFVPHENQIHLSKDHQIATPGFDKSIGAGHFPAYAHFCGGEPHANRLPKSILDGDPYKIHGLFILGASILTSWPNPILWQKAFDALDFMVSIDLQLTRDAAWADIVLPATTAFEQSSYCFYGNAVRLRERMIEPVGDSKPCFTILTELARKLGYAETFPADEAELLDLVLKGTGMTRADMEQDSRLTVRKSAEPMTYRKWETGGLRKDGKPGFETPSGKFEIKSTLLEQMGYDGLPKYEESYETPVSRPLQVNRFPLILGTGPFKPDMKSCLRAIPDFMEKYPDPMVQMNPVDAEKRKIEAGDTVVVKTARAFVEMRADVTEKVMPGFVYAPVGGGGPLGTESWRKANVNVLTDLEQFDPISGFPVYKTLLCQVKKKRRKRTIVIQDPSLGCVG; encoded by the coding sequence TTGGCAGAAAAGAAACCGGGAATTTGCGGCTTATGTTTTCACAGCCCCGGCTGCGGGGTGATGGTTCATTTTGATGATGAGGGTAAAATCGACCGGCTCACCCCGGACCCCGAAGCGCCCATGGGCGAAGTGCTTTGCCCCATGGCGGCCAGTGCAAAACAGATCATCTATTCCGATGCGCGTATCAAACAGCCGTTGAAACGCAAAGGCCCAAAGGGAAAATTGGATTTTGAACCCATATCCTGGGATGAGGCCTTTGATATTATCGCTGAAAAAATGGACGCCGTTAAAAGGGAGCACGGCCCCCAGGCACTGGGGTTTTATGCCGGTACAGGGTCCTACGAACGGGCCTTTAAAGATGCCTTCCAGCTTGGCGGCTCCCACATTTACCTTGCCTCAAGCATTTTGTTTCCCTATGGCTCGCCCAACACCTTCGGGGTGGGTGCCCCTTGCTACACCTCTTTGGGCGTACTGGCGCCCCAGGTGACCTGCGGTTGCCTGCATACGGACATGTTTTCCGATGTGGATAATTCAGATCTTATTTTTGTCTGGGGGACGGACCCGTCCACATCCACACCCCCGGCCATGTTCGGGCGCCTGGTCCGGGCCGCCCATGAAGGGGCAAGGATCATTGTTATTGACCCCAGGCAGACCGCCGCCGCCAAGCTGCCCGACAGCCTGTGGGTACCCATCCGGCCAGGCTCGGACGGTGCCCTTGCCCTGGGACTCTGCCATATCCTGATCCGGGAAAATTTAATTGACCAGGCCTTCATACAGGAGTGGACTGTCGGTTATGATGAGTTTGCCGATTATGTCAAAACGTTTACCCCTGAATCTGTTGCCCAAATTACCGGTGTGCCCCAGGACCTGATTATGGAACTGGCCGAAGAAATTGCCGATGCCGAGGGGGCAAGCTATGTGATGTATACGGGTCTGGAATATACCAAATCCGGTGTGCAGAACATCCGGGCCGTCATGGTGCTCTGGGCCCTGGCCGGACAGATGGATGTTGAAGGGGGGCGCTGTTTTGTTCCCCATGAAAATCAAATTCATTTGAGCAAAGATCACCAGATTGCCACGCCCGGGTTTGACAAATCCATTGGTGCCGGACATTTTCCGGCCTACGCTCATTTTTGCGGCGGCGAGCCCCATGCCAACCGCCTGCCGAAATCCATCCTGGATGGTGACCCGTATAAGATTCACGGCCTCTTTATCCTTGGTGCATCCATCCTCACCTCCTGGCCCAACCCCATTTTGTGGCAAAAGGCGTTTGACGCCCTGGATTTTATGGTTTCCATCGATCTGCAGCTGACCCGGGATGCGGCCTGGGCGGACATTGTGCTGCCCGCCACCACCGCCTTTGAGCAGTCATCCTATTGTTTTTACGGCAATGCGGTTCGGTTGCGGGAACGAATGATTGAACCGGTGGGGGACAGCAAGCCCTGTTTTACCATTTTAACGGAACTTGCCCGAAAGCTTGGTTATGCTGAAACGTTCCCGGCCGATGAGGCTGAACTGCTGGATCTGGTCTTAAAAGGTACCGGTATGACCCGGGCGGATATGGAACAGGATAGCCGGTTGACCGTTCGCAAGTCCGCAGAGCCCATGACCTATCGAAAATGGGAAACCGGGGGACTGCGAAAAGATGGAAAGCCCGGTTTTGAAACCCCGTCCGGCAAGTTTGAGATTAAATCCACCCTGCTTGAACAGATGGGGTATGATGGGCTGCCAAAGTATGAAGAGTCCTACGAAACACCGGTCAGCCGGCCTCTGCAGGTCAACCGGTTTCCTTTGATCCTTGGCACAGGGCCGTTTAAGCCGGACATGAAATCCTGTTTGCGGGCCATACCTGATTTTATGGAAAAATATCCGGATCCCATGGTCCAGATGAATCCTGTGGATGCGGAAAAACGCAAAATTGAGGCCGGGGATACGGTGGTGGTGAAAACGGCCCGGGCTTTTGTGGAGATGCGGGCGGATGTGACGGAAAAGGTGATGCCGGGGTTTGTGTATGCGCCGGTGGGCGGCGGCGGGCCGTTAGGCACGGAATCCTGGCGAAAGGCCAATGTTAATGTGCTCACCGATCTTGAGCAATTCGACCCCATTTCCGGGTTTCCCGTGTATAAGACGTTGCTGTGCCAGGTAAAAAAGAAACGCAGAAAGCGCACCATTGTCATCCAGGATCCCAGTCTTGGGTGTGTGGGGTGA
- a CDS encoding methyltransferase domain-containing protein, which yields MKKWLIEELICPQCLDSENVLNPDIQTETDDDIIEGKLVCPQCRQAYEIHEGIAVVVPEQTLPVVQDAAGYNSFSMLSSYLWSHYSEFFNGPDATNAYGKWARAFEIQQSGWALDIGCSVGRLTFEMTKTHDRAVGLDTSISFVRAARELAARKRLAFDLIMEGRITEKRACDLDADFGFDRAEFIVADAMALPFRSRRFATASSVNILEKVPDPLLHLTEANRVMDEKKAQFLFSDPFSWDEHVNSPDRWLGGTDEGPFKGFGMDNVCRLLQDPESAFSPGFTIQDVGQVLWKIRKTRNLWEHITSQFVVAQRTIKEGGV from the coding sequence ATGAAAAAATGGCTGATTGAAGAGCTCATCTGTCCGCAATGTTTGGACAGTGAGAATGTACTTAATCCTGATATTCAAACCGAAACAGATGATGACATTATTGAGGGGAAATTGGTCTGTCCCCAATGCCGACAGGCGTATGAGATTCACGAGGGGATTGCCGTGGTCGTGCCTGAACAGACCCTGCCTGTTGTTCAGGATGCCGCAGGATATAACTCTTTTTCCATGTTGTCCTCCTATTTGTGGAGCCACTATTCTGAGTTCTTTAACGGCCCGGATGCCACGAATGCCTATGGGAAATGGGCCAGGGCCTTTGAAATCCAACAATCGGGATGGGCCCTTGACATAGGGTGTTCCGTGGGCCGTTTGACCTTTGAAATGACCAAAACCCATGACCGGGCTGTGGGGCTTGATACCTCCATCTCCTTTGTCCGGGCCGCCCGGGAACTTGCGGCCCGGAAGCGCCTGGCATTTGATCTGATCATGGAAGGTCGGATCACTGAAAAACGCGCCTGTGATCTTGACGCCGACTTTGGTTTTGACCGGGCTGAATTCATTGTTGCCGATGCCATGGCCCTGCCTTTCCGTTCCCGGCGGTTTGCCACGGCAAGTTCGGTTAATATTCTTGAAAAGGTGCCGGACCCGTTACTGCATCTGACCGAAGCCAACCGGGTCATGGATGAAAAGAAGGCCCAATTCCTTTTTTCCGATCCCTTTTCCTGGGATGAACATGTCAACAGTCCTGATCGCTGGCTTGGGGGGACTGATGAAGGACCTTTTAAGGGATTCGGCATGGATAACGTCTGCAGACTGCTCCAGGACCCTGAATCGGCTTTTTCTCCGGGGTTTACAATCCAGGATGTGGGGCAGGTGTTGTGGAAAATCCGGAAAACCCGAAATTTGTGGGAGCATATTACGTCCCAGTTTGTAGTGGCCCAAAGAACAATAAAAGAGGGAGGCGTCTGA
- the yiaA gene encoding inner membrane protein YiaA yields MFISKSIYLSAIIRVIKGVRAGMVLTQKGDLKMRPNTLPTERFVNRPTAAYIGASWSALAIGVIAYLVGLYNSELALNEKGFYLSVFLFAMFSSVTIQKTVRDVAEGLPATNAFLFISWACFSISIALLAVGLYNADLKLSEKGFFGMAFVLSLFAVITVQKNIRDMTNKKGQTQPEVFPAAVEAADSAADTVGDLLD; encoded by the coding sequence ATGTTTATTTCTAAAAGCATTTATCTTTCGGCCATTATTCGTGTGATAAAAGGCGTAAGAGCAGGAATGGTTTTGACACAGAAAGGAGATTTAAAGATGCGGCCTAATACATTACCAACGGAACGCTTTGTCAACCGTCCTACAGCGGCATATATCGGTGCAAGTTGGTCGGCACTTGCCATCGGAGTTATCGCTTATTTAGTCGGACTATATAATTCCGAACTGGCCCTAAATGAAAAAGGGTTTTACCTATCTGTGTTTCTATTTGCCATGTTTTCCTCCGTCACCATACAAAAGACTGTAAGGGATGTGGCAGAGGGTTTACCTGCAACCAATGCTTTTCTGTTTATTTCCTGGGCATGCTTCAGTATCTCAATTGCATTGCTGGCCGTGGGATTGTATAACGCTGATTTGAAGCTGAGCGAAAAAGGATTTTTTGGCATGGCATTTGTGCTGAGTTTATTCGCCGTCATCACTGTGCAGAAAAACATCCGCGATATGACTAATAAAAAAGGCCAGACCCAGCCGGAAGTATTTCCAGCGGCCGTGGAGGCAGCTGACTCTGCTGCCGATACCGTCGGCGATTTGCTGGATTAA
- the thyA gene encoding thymidylate synthase, which translates to MDAYSNIVKKVLDQGQLKENRTGVNTIAVAGAMFEHDMAQGFPLLTTKFVPFSLVAGELEFFIKGITDKNWLREKNNHIWDEWCSPAKVAYGHDDETRVKMMEERELGPIYGFQWRNFGGGYQAWDTAPVPSGVDQLKNLVTTLKTNPDDRRMIVSAWNPMDLGQMALPPCHYGFQVTVINGRLNLLWNQRSVDTALGLPFNIASYGLLLTLLARESRLEPGMLVGFLGDTHIYENHVQGLKEQLQREPFELPGIETTKFTSIFDWQSTDTVLTNYKHHPAIRFEIAV; encoded by the coding sequence ATGGACGCCTATTCAAATATAGTCAAAAAAGTACTCGACCAAGGACAACTCAAAGAGAACCGCACCGGCGTAAACACCATTGCCGTTGCCGGTGCCATGTTTGAACATGACATGGCCCAGGGTTTTCCATTGCTCACCACAAAATTTGTACCCTTTTCCCTTGTGGCCGGGGAGCTGGAATTTTTCATTAAAGGCATCACGGATAAAAACTGGCTGCGGGAAAAAAACAATCACATCTGGGATGAATGGTGCTCACCGGCCAAGGTTGCATACGGGCATGATGATGAAACCCGGGTAAAGATGATGGAAGAGCGGGAACTTGGCCCCATTTACGGATTCCAATGGCGGAATTTCGGCGGTGGATATCAGGCCTGGGACACGGCGCCGGTTCCTTCCGGGGTGGATCAGCTCAAAAATCTGGTAACCACCCTGAAGACCAATCCCGATGACCGGCGTATGATCGTTTCGGCATGGAATCCCATGGATCTGGGTCAGATGGCCCTGCCCCCCTGCCACTATGGATTCCAGGTCACCGTAATCAACGGACGGCTCAACCTGCTGTGGAACCAGAGATCCGTGGACACGGCGCTTGGCCTGCCCTTCAACATTGCAAGCTATGGCCTGCTTCTAACGCTTTTAGCGCGGGAATCAAGGCTTGAGCCGGGCATGCTCGTGGGTTTTTTGGGGGACACACATATTTATGAAAATCATGTCCAGGGACTCAAAGAACAGCTGCAACGAGAGCCCTTTGAGCTGCCTGGTATTGAAACCACCAAGTTTACCTCTATTTTTGACTGGCAGTCTACGGATACGGTTTTAACGAATTACAAGCATCACCCTGCCATCCGGTTTGAAATTGCCGTTTAA
- a CDS encoding electron transfer flavoprotein subunit alpha/FixB family protein, whose product MTQIFAYVPFKNGVAEDVALEFPDAAKKIDAGASLTAVVTGSGADLDTVANELTKTYSEVIKIDDAALAYPNAEIVRKALVNILPADAIVLVPHDTFGMDLAPGLSIKLDSAYAADAVDFEGMDGGILKLIRQELGGAVSTHVTCDASAGAVITIRPGAFAPTDGGASGSVVDKSGDAGDLSAKRTFLEVVEAEVGDVDITKADVLVSIGRGIEDEDNIEVAQDLADAMGAVVSCSRPIVDAKWLEKSRQVGTSGQTVKPKVYMAMGISGSFQHMGGIKGNPFIVAVNKNPKAPIFQVADVGIVEDILDFMPELQEAIEEL is encoded by the coding sequence ATGACACAGATTTTTGCATATGTTCCATTTAAAAACGGGGTGGCCGAAGATGTGGCTTTGGAGTTCCCGGATGCTGCAAAAAAGATTGATGCCGGCGCTTCTCTTACTGCTGTGGTTACCGGTTCCGGTGCTGACCTGGACACAGTGGCCAATGAACTGACCAAAACCTATTCGGAAGTTATTAAAATTGACGATGCCGCCCTGGCCTATCCCAATGCCGAAATCGTTAGAAAAGCCCTGGTCAACATTCTGCCGGCCGACGCCATTGTGCTCGTTCCCCATGATACATTCGGCATGGATCTGGCCCCAGGCCTCTCCATTAAGCTGGATTCCGCCTATGCGGCTGACGCTGTTGATTTTGAAGGCATGGACGGGGGGATCTTGAAACTGATCCGCCAGGAACTGGGCGGTGCGGTTTCCACCCATGTCACCTGCGATGCGTCTGCGGGTGCCGTCATCACCATCCGTCCGGGGGCCTTTGCCCCGACTGACGGTGGCGCGTCCGGATCTGTCGTTGACAAATCCGGCGATGCCGGAGACCTCTCGGCCAAAAGAACATTTCTGGAAGTGGTGGAAGCTGAAGTGGGTGATGTTGATATCACCAAGGCCGACGTATTGGTTTCCATCGGCCGGGGTATTGAAGATGAAGACAATATTGAAGTGGCCCAGGATCTGGCTGACGCCATGGGTGCCGTGGTCTCCTGCTCACGCCCCATCGTTGACGCCAAGTGGCTTGAAAAGTCCCGCCAAGTCGGGACCTCCGGGCAGACTGTTAAGCCCAAAGTCTACATGGCCATGGGGATCTCCGGTTCCTTCCAGCACATGGGCGGCATCAAGGGCAATCCCTTTATCGTTGCCGTGAACAAGAATCCCAAAGCGCCGATTTTCCAGGTTGCTGATGTGGGGATCGTGGAAGATATTCTGGATTTCATGCCCGAACTCCAGGAAGCCATTGAAGAGCTATAA